The Corallococcus exiguus genome has a window encoding:
- a CDS encoding DUF4833 domain-containing protein yields MLATVATLASAAGAPLPSQSAFFLSRSENRNQVHYALSLDDACRPVGTRPVQVYWRMLERGPSEVEELLGVEQPVYGLEDSQPVEATAEGWRVRVSLKAFPSRPIDITTARVDGKC; encoded by the coding sequence GTGCTGGCGACCGTCGCGACCCTGGCCTCCGCGGCCGGGGCGCCCCTCCCATCGCAGTCCGCCTTCTTCCTGTCCCGTAGCGAGAACCGGAACCAGGTCCACTACGCCCTGAGCCTGGACGATGCTTGCCGCCCCGTGGGGACGCGCCCCGTGCAGGTGTACTGGCGGATGCTGGAGCGCGGGCCCTCGGAGGTGGAGGAGCTGCTGGGGGTCGAGCAACCCGTGTATGGGCTGGAGGACTCGCAGCCGGTCGAAGCCACCGCGGAGGGCTGGCGGGTCCGGGTGAGCCTGAAGGCCTTTCCCTCGCGCCCCATCGACATCACCACCGCGCGGGTCGACGGCAAATGCTAG
- a CDS encoding endo-1,3-alpha-glucanase family glycosylhydrolase → MARRVLGWPLEKPATVFGGLTFGGGPIANYMSHAVVSMVQRLREQGRHGLLFGNGGFATYNHSLVLTREPPPAGTLPEFFEHQAEADAARGPIPPFVEDATGPGRIETYTVLYERDGSPRFGVIVGRGASGERFLAKVPAHDTAGIDFLCDGKEEPVGSEGHAVAGPGGDILWHRAWSSLLVLQLIQKQPVQLPRDNGACPPVERHPSRDGATGKCELERSLWMHPANHDLKSTWKVLSLGLLAAWMGCGGDPLHEPLASQQDALVDGYNLVVTGVSPTTVVPSSAVTFSATIRNTGNVATPAGIVHGLSFWVNGTQVSWSDTYTSSIAPGGGVTLTANSGPAGTKVWTAPATAGAHTLLAHVDDINRLPAETNESDNQSNFPLSVTPAATCSDRVRNGTETGVDCGPDCGPCEWPFTAVPRTTLRASAKRVYAHWHYYPVSFDNANPTSNDYYERAYIAVNGESGSHAAYGGMMRERPLPRLPRAETDWRLRDAKDEIELAARIGIDGFYLNLWTDSDVNNGAVWTRAKTIADAASQAGGFDIIPNFDMTILGTGSQAGDQDLMIRILGQLKGSAALLRRPDGKYVVGLFNPAAQGRTAAFYATVKQRASTELGMSLYLVPVFLGTGSTALFEEYKSVGDAYAGWGTAVPVTTAGYSGSLKTKAAGYGKQWIHPMSSQDYRPKDKAFWEARNSLTLRSIWENVIADGLDEVQIVTWNDQHEHHNIRPSTGKQWPAYDMTAYYIQWFKTGTRPTIERDVLYYNHRIHNSSLVPTTQTSANLAVCKAGCPATNEVELVGFLTSAGRLEIMQGTTTYGEDKTAGGVQAIRTALTVGTPTFRLKRSGGTVVQLQSMHPIVGSIAYQDLLYRAGSSARAALPSCATSCANGEARCRLCPGEPMWLKR, encoded by the coding sequence ATGGCGCGCCGGGTGCTGGGCTGGCCGCTGGAGAAGCCCGCCACCGTGTTCGGGGGGCTCACGTTCGGCGGTGGGCCCATCGCCAACTACATGAGCCACGCGGTGGTCAGCATGGTGCAGCGGCTGCGCGAGCAGGGACGCCATGGCCTGCTCTTCGGCAACGGCGGCTTCGCGACGTACAACCACAGCCTCGTGCTCACGCGCGAACCGCCGCCCGCTGGAACGCTGCCCGAGTTCTTCGAGCACCAGGCGGAAGCGGACGCCGCGCGCGGCCCCATCCCTCCGTTCGTGGAGGACGCCACGGGCCCCGGCCGCATCGAGACGTACACGGTGCTGTACGAACGCGACGGCAGCCCGAGGTTCGGCGTCATCGTCGGGCGCGGCGCGTCCGGTGAGCGTTTCCTCGCGAAGGTCCCGGCCCACGACACCGCGGGCATCGACTTCCTGTGCGACGGGAAGGAGGAGCCCGTAGGCAGTGAGGGGCACGCCGTCGCCGGGCCCGGCGGGGACATCCTCTGGCACCGGGCTTGGTCATCATTGCTCGTATTGCAGTTAATCCAGAAGCAACCCGTTCAGCTCCCCCGCGACAATGGAGCCTGCCCGCCCGTGGAGCGCCATCCATCTCGTGATGGCGCGACAGGAAAATGCGAGCTGGAACGGAGCCTGTGGATGCACCCCGCGAATCACGATTTGAAGAGCACCTGGAAGGTCCTGTCCCTGGGGCTGCTGGCCGCGTGGATGGGCTGTGGCGGGGATCCGCTCCATGAGCCCCTGGCCTCGCAGCAGGATGCGCTCGTGGACGGCTACAACCTCGTCGTCACGGGCGTGAGCCCGACCACAGTGGTTCCGAGCAGTGCCGTCACCTTCAGCGCAACCATCCGGAACACGGGGAACGTCGCGACGCCCGCGGGCATCGTCCACGGCCTCTCCTTCTGGGTGAACGGTACACAGGTGTCGTGGTCGGACACGTACACGAGCTCCATCGCGCCGGGGGGCGGCGTCACGCTCACCGCCAACTCCGGCCCCGCGGGGACGAAGGTGTGGACCGCGCCGGCCACGGCGGGGGCCCACACGCTCCTCGCGCATGTGGATGACATCAACCGCCTGCCGGCGGAGACGAACGAGAGCGATAACCAGTCCAACTTCCCGCTGAGCGTGACGCCCGCCGCGACCTGCTCGGACCGGGTGCGCAACGGCACCGAGACGGGCGTCGACTGCGGGCCGGACTGTGGCCCCTGTGAGTGGCCGTTTACCGCGGTGCCGCGCACCACGCTCCGGGCGTCGGCGAAGCGGGTGTATGCGCACTGGCACTACTACCCGGTGTCGTTCGACAACGCCAACCCGACGTCCAATGACTACTACGAGCGCGCCTACATCGCGGTGAATGGCGAGAGCGGAAGCCACGCGGCCTACGGCGGCATGATGCGAGAGCGGCCGCTCCCGAGACTTCCCCGCGCGGAGACTGACTGGCGGCTTCGCGACGCGAAGGACGAAATCGAGCTCGCGGCGAGGATTGGCATTGATGGCTTCTATCTGAACCTGTGGACCGACAGCGACGTGAACAACGGCGCGGTGTGGACGCGGGCGAAGACGATTGCCGACGCGGCCTCGCAGGCCGGCGGCTTCGACATCATCCCCAACTTCGACATGACCATCCTGGGGACGGGGAGCCAGGCGGGGGACCAGGACCTGATGATTCGCATCCTGGGTCAGCTGAAGGGCTCCGCGGCGCTCCTGCGGCGGCCGGATGGGAAGTATGTCGTTGGCCTGTTCAATCCCGCCGCGCAGGGCCGGACAGCGGCGTTCTACGCCACCGTGAAGCAGCGCGCGTCAACGGAGCTGGGCATGAGCCTGTACCTGGTGCCGGTCTTCCTTGGCACTGGGAGCACGGCGCTCTTCGAGGAGTACAAGAGTGTGGGGGATGCCTACGCGGGGTGGGGGACGGCCGTCCCGGTGACGACGGCGGGGTACTCCGGGAGCCTGAAGACGAAGGCGGCCGGGTACGGGAAACAGTGGATCCATCCGATGAGCAGTCAGGACTACCGGCCCAAGGACAAGGCCTTCTGGGAGGCGCGCAACTCCCTGACGCTCCGCTCCATCTGGGAGAATGTGATTGCCGACGGCCTGGACGAGGTCCAGATCGTCACCTGGAACGACCAGCACGAGCACCACAACATCCGGCCGTCGACGGGGAAGCAGTGGCCCGCGTACGACATGACCGCGTACTACATCCAGTGGTTCAAGACGGGCACACGGCCGACCATCGAGCGCGACGTGCTGTATTACAACCACCGCATCCACAATTCGTCTCTCGTGCCCACGACCCAGACGTCCGCGAACCTCGCGGTGTGCAAGGCAGGGTGCCCGGCGACGAATGAAGTGGAGTTGGTGGGCTTCCTCACGTCCGCGGGCCGGCTTGAAATCATGCAGGGCACGACGACCTACGGCGAGGACAAGACAGCGGGCGGGGTGCAGGCCATCCGGACGGCGTTGACGGTGGGGACGCCGACCTTCCGGCTGAAGCGCTCGGGGGGCACCGTGGTGCAGCTCCAGAGCATGCACCCCATCGTGGGCTCCATCGCGTACCAGGACCTGCTGTACCGCGCCGGAAGCTCGGCCCGCGCGGCGCTCCCGTCCTGCGCGACCTCCTGTGCCAACGGAGAGGCCCGCTGCCGGCTGTGCCCCGGCGAGCCGATGTGGCTGAAGCGCTGA
- a CDS encoding DUF4833 domain-containing protein has product MLPGSGFNNLTAVALTTVATLASAAGAPLPAQSAFFLSRSENRNQVHYALSLDEACRPVGTRPVQVYWRMLERGPSEVEELLGVEQPVYGLEDSQWVEATADGWRVRVSLKAFPSRPIDITTARVDGKCQVQAWTKLGNSVSQLEHVFVKTSWPFSVDFVRLDGVGPDGQPVHELIRK; this is encoded by the coding sequence ATGCTTCCTGGATCCGGGTTCAACAACCTCACTGCCGTTGCGCTGACGACCGTCGCGACCCTGGCCTCCGCGGCCGGGGCGCCCCTCCCAGCGCAGTCCGCCTTCTTCCTGTCCCGTAGCGAGAACCGGAACCAGGTCCACTACGCCCTGAGCCTGGACGAGGCTTGCCGCCCCGTGGGGACGCGTCCCGTGCAGGTGTACTGGCGGATGTTGGAGCGCGGGCCCTCGGAGGTGGAGGAACTGCTGGGGGTCGAGCAGCCCGTGTATGGGCTGGAGGACTCGCAGTGGGTCGAAGCCACCGCGGATGGCTGGCGGGTCCGGGTGAGCCTGAAGGCCTTTCCCTCGCGCCCCATCGACATCACCACCGCGCGGGTCGACGGCAAATGCCAGGTCCAGGCGTGGACGAAGCTGGGCAACAGCGTCTCCCAGCTGGAGCACGTCTTCGTGAAGACGTCCTGGCCCTTCTCGGTCGACTTCGTGCGGCTGGATGGCGTGGGCCCGGATGGGCAGCCCGTCCATGAATTGATTCGCAAGTAA